A region of the Callithrix jacchus isolate 240 chromosome 10, calJac240_pri, whole genome shotgun sequence genome:
ACGTTCCCTGAGGAGCCCCCGGAGGAGGGTGAAATAGGGTAGATAGTCTGATAGAGGAGGGGGGTTAGGAGGTGGAGGGGATGAGAGGAGAAAGGGCCGGCCGTACAGCAACTCAAAGGGGCTTAGCTGTGAAGGGCCTCGGGGGCTTGCCCTAAGTCAGGTGAGGGCGATGGGAAGCAGGGTGATCCAGGACTGGTGAAGTTCTAATGTGAGTTTTGTTAGATGTTCTTTGATGAGGCCGTTGGCCCGTTCAACCTTACCCGAGGACTGGGGGTGGTAGGCAGCGTGTAGCTGGATTCCCAGGGATTCAGAGACGGCAGCTGTGATTTTTGAAATGAAAGCGGGTCCGTTGTCTGATTGGATGGTGACAGGGAGGCCGAAGCGTGGAATGATGTCCCGGATGAGATGTTCGGCTACTGTCcctgcagactcagaggctgtggggaaagcttcaatccagcctgaaaaggTGTCAACTAAGGTTAATAGGTATCTAAAATGCTTGTGTTTGGGCATGTGTGTGAAGTTGATTTGCCACTCTTGGCCCGGTAGGTTGCCGCGTAGTTGGTGGAGCTGGCAGCGTGGGTGGCAGGTCCCTTGGTTGTTGGTCTTTGAACAAATGGTGGAGGCAGAGTGAACTTCTTGTATGGTGTGTAGGAGATTGTGAGGTGAAAGAGGGTATTGAGGAATTGGAATAGGGCTTTTGGGCCAATGTGTAGTGAGTTGTGAACGTCTGCGATGATCTGGCGTTGTTGGTCTTTGGGCAGAATTAGGAGGTTGTGTTTGAAGGCCCATCCGTCCCTGAACTGGATATGAGGGGAGGATAAAAGTTCAGATTTTTTGGTGGGAGAATACTGGGGGGCGTAGGCCTTAGAAAGGAAATAGATGGTGGTGGCGGGTGAGGCTTTCTGAGCCGTGGTTCTGGCTACTGAGTCTGCGAAGGCGTTGCCCCGAGCTACAGGAGTATTTGCGGACTGATGTCCTTTACAATGGATTATAGCTACTTGGGCCGGTAGCTGGATGGCCTGGATAAGCTGAGAGATGAGCTTTCCATTGAGGACGGGGGTTCCTTTAGTGGTGAGGAAGCCTCGTTCTTTCCAAATCATGCAGTGAGAGTGGGCAATGAGAAAGGCATACTTAGAATCAGTGTAGATATTAACTTTTTCCCCAGTTGCCCAGGTGAGTGCTCGGGTGAGGGCAACTAATTCAGCCTGTTGAGAAGTAGTTCCTTGAGGTAAGGGTCGGGTCTCTATAATATCAGTGTCAGAGACAATTGCATAAGCGGCTTTCCTGGGTCCAGGGGTCTTAAGAATAGAACTGCCGTCAACGTAAAGGGTAACTGAGGCTGACGGTTAGGGTTGGTCAGTAAGGTCAGGTCATGGGGATTGGCTTAGTTCAAGGATTTCTAGGCAAGAGTGCTGGCTCATTGGAGTTGGAAGGGTGGGAGATAAGGTCGCTGGGTTAAGGGGGGAACAATGTGAGAGTGTAATGGTGGGATTCTCGATGAAGAGCAGGTGAAGCACTTGGATCCTGGAGGGTCCAAGGTGGGCTAAAACCTGATGGGAGAGCAGATTGGTGAGCCGATGGGGTGAGAAGACCTGTAGTGGTTGGTGTAGGTTGAGTTTTAAGGCCTCGGTGGTGAGTTCTGCTGCTGCAGCAAGGGCTCGCAGGCAAGGTTGCCACCCCCGGGTGGTAGGGTCTAGCTGTTTGGATAGGTATGCTACAGGTACTGAGGTGGGCCCCACAGGCTGGGTAAGAACTCCAATGGCTACGTGCTGCTTTTCATCTGTATACAGGTGGAACGGCTTATTGGGGTTGGGTAAGGCTAGGTTTGTGGCAGTAGAGGGCTGTCAGAAGAGCAGAGAAGGCCTGAGTCACAGTGCCTTGGGAGGTAAGTGGTCCTACAGGGGACTGTTTTGCCACGTGGTACAGCGGTCTTGCTAGCACTGCGAAGTTAGGGACCCAATGCCTGAAGAACCCTACTAGACCCATGAAGGAGAGGGTCTCGTCTGCTGATGTAGGTGGCTGGAGGGCTTTGAGAGTTTGGAGCCTATCAGCAGTTATAGCCCGGTGTTTGGGGGTAAGATTGAGGCCTAAGTAGGTAACTGAGGAGGTAGCTATTTGAGCTTTAGTAGCGGATATCCGGTACCCCTTGCTTCCCAGGAAGTTTAACAGTGTGGTGGTGGCTGTAATGCAGTCATGGTAGGATGGAGAACAAATGAGGATGTCATCAACATATTGCAGTAGGGTGGAGGGGGTGATTTTGCAAGTTTGAAGGTCGGCTGCTAGGGCTTGTCCAAATAGGTGGGGGCTATCCCGGAAGCCTTGGGGTAGGACTGTCCAGGTGAGCTGCTGAGAAAGATTGGAAGTGGGGTCTTCCCAGGTAAAAGCAAAAAGGAAGTAGGAATCTGGGTGCAGGGGAATGGTGAAGAAGGCATCTTTGAGGTCTAGAACTGAGAAGTGGGTGGTTGTAGGGGGAATGTGGGAAAGGATTGTGTAGGGGTTGGGAACTACTGGATGAACGGGGATGACTGCTGCATTGATAAGGCCGAGGTCTTGGACCAGGCGGTACTCACCTGAGGGTTATTTTACAggcagaatgggagtgttgcaggGGGAGTTTGCAGGAATGAGTAGTCCTTGAGCCCTTAGCTTATTTATGATAgggaggaggccgaggcagtgaaTTTTGGAGTAGGAAACTGAGGGGGAGAAGGGAAGGCTGTGGGGTCTTTTAGGCATATGACGATGGGGTGGTGATGTGAGGCTATAGTAGGGGTTTCAGTGTCCCATACTTCAGGTTTTACGTTGGGAAGGAGTTTTGAGATGGGGTAGAGGGTGGCGGATCTGTAATGGGGGGCATGAGGAAGGCTTCATTACATGGGAAAATAATGGTGGCTTGGAGCTTCGTTAGGATATCTCTCCCTAAGAGGGGTACAGGGCATGAGGGAATAACTAAGGAGTGGGTAAATAAATTAGAGCTAAATAGACAGTTTAGTGGGGAGTTTTTTGAGGGGTGGAGGGGGACCCGTCAACTCCTATAacagacctgggaaggggtggttTTGcctgaaaaggagggaagaacGGAGTaggtaggtagcccccatgtccaGTAAAAAGGAGACACTCTTACCCGCTACCTGGAGCATGACCTTGGGCTCGGCAAGGGTAACTGAGGTTGAGGAGCCAGGGCCCCGTTAATCATCCATGAACCCTAACAGCTTTGGGATTGGAGATTCCTGAATGCCTGGCTCCGAGGGATGTTACCCTGCTGCCCCCTCGTGCCAGAGTTTTGAAGAACTGAGGCCTGAGGTGAGTTAGGGCaatctgacttccagtgtccaaTGAGCTGAGAAATAGGGCAGGGCTTGGTAGGAGGCCGTGACTGGGGGCAGGCTTCTGACCAGTgcccttcctttccacatttgaaacacaCCCCAGGAGGGGTGAGGGTATTTGCTTTACCCTTGTTATTTTCTGCCGGCCGAAGGGCTGCTACCAGGGCTTGGGTCTGTAGAGTGACCTTTTGTTTCATACGTGCTTGGCGGGCTGCCTCGGCTGCATCTTCCCTGGTGTTAAAGACTTTAAAAGCCATTTTACCAAGTCCTGAATAGGGGTTTCAGGGCTGTCTTctgctttttttagttttttctgaATGTCAGGGGCTGACTGGGAGATGAAGTGTGATGCTAGGACGGTGGATCCGTTTTGTGAGGCTGGGTCAAGGCGGGTGTAGCAGACTAACGCTTCTTGCAAGCGAGTTAGAAAGAGGGCAGGGTTTTCATCTGGTAATTGGGTGATTTCTCTTAGTTTGTCATAGTTTACTACTTTGTTGGACACTACATCCATGCCTTTGAGGAGGTATCAGAGCATGCGGTCTCTGCGGGGTATGTCGGACCCTCCGCCTGCCTGATGATAATCCCATTGGGGATCCTCGTTAGGAATAGCTTCAGCTCCAAGGGGGACCTGGTTATCTATAGTGTGGTCTTTATCTGCCTAATGCCGAGCAGCAGCGAGAATGCGCTGGTGTTCTTCAGCTGTGAGGGTGGAGGTGCAAACTACCCGAATGTCGTGCCATGTGAGGCTGTATGCCTGGGTGAGATACtgaaattctttaatataggtggacgggtcggctgagaaggatcctaaacgtttctcgattttggacaggtcttggagtgaaaAGGGGACATGGACCTTACTAAACCTTCGGTCCCTGCAACTTCCCTGAGGGGTGCTATTACTGATGAGTTATGAGATTGGGTGTGGGCAGATATGGGGAAGTCATGGGGGGAGGTGTTTCTGGGGCAGAGGGTTTGGGGGTGTCTGGGGAGGAAGGTAGAGGGGGACTGCCAGGATTAGCGGGTGGAGAAAGGTGTTTGGGGAGTTCGTCCGGAGGGGTATAAGGTGGTGGGCCAGCGGTTGCGGTGGAAACGTTTTGGGGGGTTCGGGCTAAAAGGATCTGGTGGGTGGAGCAGGAGGAGCAGAGATCGGGATGGGAACGGAgatcccaaaaagcctggacatAAGGGATCTCAGAGTTTTTCCCAGTGCGGCGGCAAAAATTATCAAGGTCCCTTAATACATTGAAATTGAAAGTATCAGTCGGTGGCCAATGAGACTGGTTGTCAAGATTATATTGGGGCCATGCGACTTGAGAGAGAAATGTTAATTTCTCTCTCCGCAGGGTCTGAGAATAGCCTAATTTTGAGAAATTTCGGAGCAGGCACCCCAAGGGGGTGTTAGGGTCTATTTTAGACTCCGAGTGCCCCATGGCTTGCAAAGCTAGCCGGGGCCAGGGAGGGAAGAGGCATCCCTTCTCGTTGCGTTCCCTTTAGGGTTAGGTTAGTGAAGTGAGCAGTCAGAGAGGCGTCCCCGTCTGGCTACCCCCTTCTTCGGAAGACTCCGGGAGTCGGATGGAGGACCTCCTCGGCTCGGCCGGGTCTAGGGCGAGGAGTCCGTGTGGACTGGCGCCGGGAAGCTGGTTGCCTTAGCCTTGTGTAGAAGAAGGGGTAGAAGGTAAGTAAAAGTCTTACCTTGTCTGGAGTCTTGCGATGGCGACCCGATGGGGGGGGTGGACGGGGGTGAGAGGGGGGACCGTCGCCCGGCCTCAGAGGCCCCGGGCGGGTCAACCGACCCTGTCCCAGGTTTCAGCACCACTTGTCCGGTAAGTCCGACCACCCCTCACTGCTCGTGTTCCGAATGAGTAGACCAGGCGAGTTAGGCCTTCAGGCTTTATTGGGGGGGCCCCGGGCGGACCGAACACCGGGGTGGAGAGTAGATCGGCCGCGCAGACAATGGGACACAGGCTTTTTACACTGTGGCAGGGGAGGCTGCAGTCATTTTCCACTGCCGTTGAGCAAGAGAGGGGACGTGCTTTCTCAGGCGGAGTCTCTTGCGGCTTATCGGCCATCTCCTAACAAAGGAGGGTTTCGGGGCCTGCCGCGATAAGGGAAGGAGGGGGATGGGGTCTTGCAAGCTAGCTGAACATGAACGGCAGTACTTTTCCACTGTCCTTGGGGTAGGGGGAAGGGAGGGCCGGTCCTAACAGTGGTTATGGTCCAGCATTTCAAGAAGGCAGAGTCTTTTAAAGACTAGCTTCAGAAGTTACTTAAAGTCTTTCTATCACATTCTACTGGTCAAAGCAATTTAAAAGGCCAACCCAAATTCAAGAGGTAGTAAAGAAACTCCACCTCCTGATGGAGGAAGCAGCAAAGCTTACTTGGCAGAGGGGAGGAATTTGGGGCCATATTTTGCACTGTGTCACAATATTATGACTGTTATCATTATTAAGTGGTGGCAGTTGAGACGTTACGGTATTGGTTTAGGGAATGACAGACTAATGTTAACACAAAGTCCAGAAACAGACTTATAGCAGTATGGACACTTGACACAGGACAAATGTGGTGTTAGTTACAAATTAGGGGCTTGGAAGGACTATTGGATAAATAATCCTGAAACAATTGCTCATTCAGTTAGAAAATGATAACATAAAGTATGgatcaaatgttattttaaaaaaggaaggtttaaaaagttacagaaataaaactgaaagagaagacttttagaaacaaaatacagGAAAATACTCAGGATTTCTTTAgacacaaaagaaatgaaagtcttAAAGGAAGAAGCTGTTAAGTTTGCTACCTTGacattaaaaagaaaccaaaaaaagtaaaaacacaggccacagactgggaaAGATATTTGTTTCTTGTATAACTGATAAGGATTAGTACTTAAAACAGATAAAGGATGTTTACAGAtgaatcttttaaagaaaatttccatAGTAAGGAAAAGGCAGAGGTGGACAAAGGATTTTAATAGCCAATTTACATGAAGAAGAAACCTGAATGGCTAAACATAAGGAAAAGTACTTGTTCTTACCTGTAActaaggaaatgaaatgaaaaccaaaatttattccatttcatgctcatcagattggcaaaaattttAAGTCTCAACAGACCAAGTATTAGCAAGATTGTGGCATAAagtcaatttttatatatgacaAGTAAGAGGATAGATTGATAGAGTTACTTTGGGGAGTAATTTGCCAATATTAGGTAAAATTGAGAATGACCACACTCTTCAACCTAGTAATTTAATCTATCTAGAGAAATTCATGCAAATGTGTATAAGGAAGTACGTAGCATGGTTATTGCagtgtttttttaaacagttggAAATAAATATTCACCAGCAGAAAATGGATACATTAttgtatattaataaaatgaaatattgtgcAGCTGTTGGAAATGAAAGATCAAAATGGATATaccttaaaacaacaatgagggAAAAGAGTAGGCTGCACGTTACCCTTTACGTAGAGATTGGAAACATGAGAAACAATACTATGTATTGTTTATAGATACATATAAAACTAAACTCAGGCCagaatgtttttgaaattcttaAAGGGACCTGTATATCACATTAGCAGTATAGTAGAAAGAGTATTTaagcactaaataaatatattattatcccagctctgtcactaacAACAAAATTACTTATCTTTTCATGCAACAGCAACCTTAGTATAAAATTCAAGTAACGAAATCATTATTCAAAACCGTTCATTAAAGGGTACTGTCTAGCACCTAAACCATTCCTAACTATAAGGTCGCTGACAATTATCTTAACTCTTCCAACTTAAAGCGCTCCTTTCATTCTAAATTCGATAATTCTTTCATGTCGTATGTTAAAATTTGAAGGCACTAAGATTGTTTACATTTTGCAAGTTTAAATTATGATAATAGAGATGTGGCTCTGAAGGCAAAGTGCTAGAAAAGCTACAAATGCCAAATACTGACTCTACGTTTGCCGCCTTTAGATAGTCAGGCTAGATTAACTTCAGAAACTAAAAGAAGAAAGTTTTGAAGAAGAAATATGAAGGCAATAATACCAAAAgaactgcattttcattttcagaatttctGACAGTGTAAATGTAAGAAATGTAAATGTTAAGGTAACAGTGTTACCTTAAAGACACGAAGTATTTCCCCTTGTTAATTCTTCTTTCATATCTGTAATGCATGTCAGTCTTTTTCATTACACTTTCTGAACTTTGTTCTATTCCTTTAAAGGTGTCAGATTCCACCTTTAAAGTTGGGAATACAATGTTTGCTCTCTAATTacgcttttcttccttccctcctggaggAAGAGTAACATTCTGGCTTCTGTCACTGTCATTCTATTACACTAATGTCGAGACATCTGCAGTGGTATAACTGATGACATACATATAAGtagttgtaaaaatatatttgctatgaATGAGAATTCGGTCTACAAGGAGTTGATAGTGAACACTAGTCTAGGCCTCACTGACTTTGTTCTCAAATAAAATGCCATAATCTTGGTTTTTGTACATTTGCAAACAGTAAACACAATGGAAAGTGTTGGTCTTAAGGTAGAATAGAGTAACCTCTGACATTTGAGACTTTAATGCATATTTTCATGACTTGTTTCCCTGGCAGATCAGTGGCTTGTTACTGGAAGGATGCAGTTTTGATGGAAATCGACTTTCTGAAAATCAGCACGATTCTCCTAGCGTGACATCAGTGCTCCCTTGTTTTATGGGCTGGATTCCACAGGTAATACGTATCAGTTCACTCTTAGATTTTATCTTTTCGAGAAGGCATTCTTGGcctgtgtattttttgtttgctttctagtCTCACCTGCATTTGAACAAATTTgcagtgaaaatattttatcctgTATCATGTTTAAGATGTACAAGACATTTGAAAACCTTGATTTTGTTATAGAAAGAATAACATAGTATTAATTTCTAGAGCATTTATAGCCTggtaattaaaaaagaaagccttTAATGATGATAAAGAGGAATGCAACTACCATGTGTTACATTCCTCTTATTTTCAGCCGTGTAGGTGCTTTATATACTTTACCTCAGAGCAGCCGTACAAGGCAGacattattattcccacttttaAATGAGGAATGTGCTCACACAGCTTAAATGACTTCTCATAGTTAGACACGGAAAGTGACAGAATTAAGGTGTTAATAGATGTGTGGCTTTATAGCAGACGAGGTCAGTATGCAGCTGATGTTGGGTGAGGAGAAGAATCTTGGCAGAGTCTTACttaactttctttcctttcaaaacCTGTATTTATTGAAAGAGCTTTCAACAGTAGAACTTGGGGTATATATGTCTTTAAAATAGGACCTAGTTGTAAATGAAGCACCT
Encoded here:
- the LOC118145582 gene encoding uncharacterized protein LOC118145582 gives rise to the protein MADKPQETPPEKARPLSCSTAVENDCSLPCHSVKSLCPIVCAADLLSTPVFGVVGLTGQVVLKPGTGSVDPPGASEAGRRSPLSPPSTPPIGSPSQDSRQGWIEAFPTASESAGTVAEHLIRDIIPRFGLPVTIQSDNGPAFISKITAAVSESLGIQLHAAYHPQSSVPTATLPRVNLHHRQSDVIAAPHS